The window CCACGCCGGACGGCGACGGGCATGTCGTCCTCGACGGAACCTGGCCGTACTCCTCCGGATCGCCGTACTCCACGCACTACGTCGGCCAGAGCCTGCGCGCCCCGGAGAAGCCGGGCGACCCGCCCGGACCGCTCGTGCTGTTCGTCGCGCCGCGCTCGGTGTGGACGCTGCTCGACGACTGGCACGGCGTCCTCGGGCTGCGCGGCAGCGGCTCCAACAGCATCCGCATGGAACAGGCCCGCATCCCCGAGTACCTCACCCGGGAGGCGGGCCTACTCGACCTGCCCGTGGAGGGCGGCACACCCGGATCGAAGCTGCACGGCAACGCGCTGTACGCGGGCCGTGCCCCCAGCTTCTTCCACGGGGAACTGGCCGCCATCATGGTCGGCACCGCGTACGCCGCCGCCGACGAGTACGCCCGGATCCTCGCCGAGCGGCCGCTGACCCTGGAACCCGACCGCACACGGGCCGAGCTCCAGGACTACCAGCGCCACCTGGGCGAGGCACTCGGTGCGATCCACACCGCCGAGGCGGCACTCCAGCGCAGCGCCGAGGACTACATGGAGACCTGCCGCCGCAACGTCTCCGGGGAGGCGCCCTTCACCATCGCCGACGACAACCGCCTCGCGCTGGTCTTCCTCACGGCGGGCCGCATGGCCTGGGACGTCACGCAGAGCATCCTCTTCCGCACGGCGGGTTCTCGCCATGCCCGTGACGGGGAGCGGATGCAGCGCTATTTCCGGGACGCCGCCACGTACTGGTCCCACATCGGGCCGAGCATGGCCGAGCCGCTCGCGAGGCGCGTCGGCTGCGATCGGCTCGGGCTGCCGTCCCACGACATCCCGCTGATTCCGTGAGCGTTCGGTGACGTCCGGGTGAGACGTGCATGGCCCGTCCCGCGTCGGGTACGCGACCAGCCGCGCCCGGGTCGGAACCTGGTCCGGGCGGCCTGTTTTCGTTACTACGTCGGGATGTGCCATGGAGATTTCCTCGAACGACAACGTCACGGCGGAGGCCGAGCGAGCGCTTACCGTGCTGGCCGAGAACGCCGAGGACGGCGATGCCCTGGACACCCTGGCCGGCAGCGACGTGCTGGTCCCGGTGCCGGACGACGCCGATGACGAGGCGGCCGGTGATCCCTCCGTCGTCGCCCTGCCCGTCATCGAGCAGCCGGGCGGGGACCCGCTGGTCCCGGTGTTCACCTCGGAGGTGCGGATGGCCGAGCTGCTGCCGTCCGTTTCGCGCTACCGCCTGGTGCCGCTGGGTGCGCTTGCCGCGCAGTGGCCCACCAGTGAGGTCTCGCTGAGCATCGACGCGAGTGCGCCGCATGGGCTGACGCTCAGCTCGCAGGGTGTGCGCGCGCTGTTGGCCCGGCCGCACGCCTGAGCCGGCCCTGGTCGGGTGGCCCTTCGGGGCGCGGGACGCCTTCGGCTCCCGCGCCCCTGGTTCGTGTCCGGGTGCGGGTGCGTGGGGGCTGGTCGCGCAGTTCCCCGCGCCCCTAAAAGCAGGGCTGCGCCCCAGCTTTTGTCTTTAGGGGCGCGGGGAACTGCGCGACCAGCCACACACAACCCGCAGCCGACAGAGAACAGGGAGCGGCCGGTGCTCAAAGGCTCTTGCCGGGGTTGAGGATCCCCCGGGGATCGAACGCCTCCTTCAGCCGCCGCTGAAGCGCGTGCGCCGCGGGCCCCAGCTCCTCCGCGACCCACTGCCGCTTCAGAACACCCACGCCGTGTTCTCCCGTGAGCGTGCCCCCCAACCGCAACGCAAGCGCGAAGATCTCGCCCGCCGCCTCCCACGCGGCATCCGGGAGCCGGTCCAGATCCGGATCCGGATCCACGACGATGATCGGATGCAGATTCCCGTCGGCAGCGTGCGCGATGGTGAAAATCGGGACGCCATGGCGTTCGGAAATGGCACGGATGGAACGAGCCGCCTCCGCGAGCCGCGAGCGCGGTACGGCGATGTCCTCGATCAGCGGCCGGCCCAGCCGTTCCAGGGCGGGCAGAGCCAGCCGACGCGCGGCGAGCAGCGACTCGGCCTCGGCGGGATCGTCGGTCACCTCGACCGTCGTCGCCAGTGGCGTGAGCAGTCGCGCCACCACCTCCGCCTCCACGGCCGCACCCGCGCCATCGCACTGGACGACCAGCAACGCCGCCCCCCGCTCGCGCAGTTCGGGGTCGATGGCGTGCAGCACGGGCCCGTCGACCAGCTCCGCGAGCGCCGGTTCGACCCCGGCCCGGCCGATCGCGTACGACGCCTCGGCCGCGGCCTCGAAGGACGGGAAGTAGGCGGCGAGCGTGGCCGTC is drawn from Streptomyces liliifuscus and contains these coding sequences:
- a CDS encoding acyl-CoA dehydrogenase family protein; this encodes MIAAPEPGLTEHELIDRAVALRPALLERQPETERLTRYPKDTHDDFLRAGFYRILQPRRYGGYEFGVPTFYRVVTEIARGCPSTGWALSLTAAHVLQVAAQFEERAQDEIFGDDGEFRAASTVMPVGVATPDGDGHVVLDGTWPYSSGSPYSTHYVGQSLRAPEKPGDPPGPLVLFVAPRSVWTLLDDWHGVLGLRGSGSNSIRMEQARIPEYLTREAGLLDLPVEGGTPGSKLHGNALYAGRAPSFFHGELAAIMVGTAYAAADEYARILAERPLTLEPDRTRAELQDYQRHLGEALGAIHTAEAALQRSAEDYMETCRRNVSGEAPFTIADDNRLALVFLTAGRMAWDVTQSILFRTAGSRHARDGERMQRYFRDAATYWSHIGPSMAEPLARRVGCDRLGLPSHDIPLIP
- a CDS encoding SseB family protein codes for the protein MEISSNDNVTAEAERALTVLAENAEDGDALDTLAGSDVLVPVPDDADDEAAGDPSVVALPVIEQPGGDPLVPVFTSEVRMAELLPSVSRYRLVPLGALAAQWPTSEVSLSIDASAPHGLTLSSQGVRALLARPHA
- a CDS encoding FAD-binding oxidoreductase, coding for MTAPTTTALESTKAAELLGLLARDLAPDRLATDPRTLAAHATDRSGARSDGSPLAVVHARRTEDVTVTLRHAHALGVPVVPRGAGTGLSGGATAGEGVLVLDLSGMNRVLELSADDQLAVVEPGVITAELDRAAGAHGLRYAPDPASAAISTIGGNIATNAGGLRCAKYGVTRDSVLGLEAVLADGTVIRTGRRTVKGVTGYDLTALLTGSEGTLAVITSATLRLRPVPVATATLAAYFPSFEAAAEASYAIGRAGVEPALAELVDGPVLHAIDPELRERGAALLVVQCDGAGAAVEAEVVARLLTPLATTVEVTDDPAEAESLLAARRLALPALERLGRPLIEDIAVPRSRLAEAARSIRAISERHGVPIFTIAHAADGNLHPIIVVDPDPDLDRLPDAAWEAAGEIFALALRLGGTLTGEHGVGVLKRQWVAEELGPAAHALQRRLKEAFDPRGILNPGKSL